A single Ketogulonicigenium vulgare WSH-001 DNA region contains:
- a CDS encoding sigma-70 family RNA polymerase sigma factor, with translation MRLSNPDSRPDSFYGELEEWNSLTTTDQILLLLPSLRKRGNVLCRNANDADDLVQDTLLRAIAKAHQFQPGTNLKAWLFTIMRNRFYSAWRVTRRESPAVSEDRLPSPIDNSNLSYWNIRTKEVAAALSRIRPKYRVALLLVTVQGETYEDACRIADCNIGTLKSRISRGRAALKLELGEA, from the coding sequence GTGCGTCTAAGCAATCCCGACTCACGACCCGACAGTTTTTACGGCGAACTCGAAGAGTGGAATTCTCTCACAACCACGGATCAAATCTTGTTACTGCTTCCCAGCTTGAGAAAGCGTGGAAATGTACTTTGTCGCAATGCTAACGACGCAGACGATTTGGTGCAGGACACACTCCTACGTGCGATAGCTAAAGCCCACCAGTTCCAGCCGGGCACTAATTTGAAAGCTTGGCTATTCACTATCATGAGAAATCGGTTTTACTCCGCATGGCGAGTAACGCGCCGTGAGAGTCCAGCGGTGAGCGAAGATCGCTTACCATCCCCTATAGACAATTCAAATCTTAGCTATTGGAATATTAGAACAAAGGAAGTGGCTGCTGCACTTTCTCGTATCCGGCCGAAATATCGTGTGGCTCTCTTGCTTGTTACGGTGCAGGGTGAAACGTATGAAGACGCTTGCCGAATTGCAGATTGCAACATCGGAACACTGAAAAGCCGCATCAGTAGAGGTCGAGCTGCCCTCAAGCTAGAATTGGGCGAAGCTTAA
- a CDS encoding MFS transporter: MPSRACTSPHLTTILAVAAGMIVANNYYIQPLQVPIAADLGISESLAAIAAALTQAGYALGLLLILPLGDLMDKRRMLTVLLLLAATMMLAFSMTTSGAALLPLAAAIGISSIVPQILPPAAVQILPPDQRGAAVGRILGGLLLGIILSRFVGGIVGGTLGWRWLYAIAAATMIALLILLRRTLPPLPPSYQGSYAALIRSLGPLVQRHAKLRSLSLIAAAQFAAFSLFWSRLVFLIADQGLDSPAIYAGWFAPIGAVGVIAAQFTGRPQRRIAAHRIVALGGALMAAGFATMTLAPLHLLWLVPAIMLLDLGMQTSHVASMAQILGMEPAAGSRLNTIYMSSRFAGGFVGTLIGALLWPLGGWMAVCTAGVALGATSILLAHAGQGLPAPRQSCD, from the coding sequence TTGCCCTCTCGCGCCTGCACATCGCCTCATCTGACGACAATTCTCGCCGTTGCAGCGGGAATGATTGTCGCCAATAACTACTATATCCAGCCGCTACAGGTGCCCATCGCAGCAGATTTGGGCATCAGCGAAAGCCTCGCCGCCATTGCGGCCGCACTGACGCAGGCTGGCTATGCGCTGGGGCTGCTGCTGATTCTGCCGCTGGGCGATCTGATGGACAAACGGCGGATGCTGACCGTACTGCTGTTGCTGGCCGCCACCATGATGTTGGCGTTTTCCATGACCACCAGCGGGGCGGCGCTGCTGCCACTGGCGGCGGCGATCGGGATCAGCTCGATCGTGCCGCAGATCCTGCCACCCGCCGCGGTGCAGATATTACCGCCCGATCAGCGCGGCGCTGCCGTCGGGCGCATCCTAGGCGGCCTGCTGCTGGGGATCATCCTGTCGCGCTTTGTCGGCGGTATTGTGGGCGGCACGCTGGGGTGGCGCTGGCTTTATGCCATTGCAGCGGCGACGATGATCGCACTGCTGATCCTGCTGCGCCGCACGTTGCCGCCGTTGCCGCCCAGCTATCAAGGCAGCTATGCCGCGTTGATCCGCTCGCTCGGGCCGCTGGTGCAGCGCCACGCCAAGCTGCGCAGCCTGTCGCTGATTGCGGCCGCGCAATTCGCCGCATTTAGCCTGTTCTGGTCGCGGCTGGTTTTCCTGATTGCGGATCAAGGCCTTGATTCACCTGCGATCTATGCCGGTTGGTTTGCGCCTATCGGTGCGGTTGGCGTTATCGCGGCGCAGTTCACCGGACGGCCGCAACGCCGCATAGCCGCGCATCGCATCGTCGCGCTTGGCGGCGCGCTGATGGCAGCGGGCTTTGCAACCATGACCCTGGCGCCCCTACATCTGCTGTGGCTGGTGCCTGCGATCATGCTGCTGGATCTGGGGATGCAGACCAGTCACGTCGCTTCGATGGCGCAGATCCTGGGGATGGAACCCGCCGCCGGCAGCCGCCTGAACACGATCTACATGAGCAGCCGCTTTGCGGGCGGTTTTGTCGGCACGCTGATTGGCGCGCTGCTGTGGCCATTGGGGGGCTGGATGGCGGTCTGCACCGCGGGTGTCGCATTGGGCGCAACGTCGATCCTACTGGCCCATGCGGGTCAAGGCTTGCCTGCACCGCGCCAGTCATGCGATTGA
- a CDS encoding IclR family transcriptional regulator → MSSFNRLSSHVPTAAPRRLEPEDITSDRTRVDASEPSQGRIAPAPDAQPTEPARDTTMIQSVDRALDLLEILADAPQEMRLQDIAAAAGLKVSTCHHLLGTLTQRGYVTRGSKGKSYSLGASIHKLASGRGARFDLAREAEGYLAAMSERLGCTVLLATMDRTSLTILRQFDGGISWDASATEIATASHGTALGKAILAWLPEPEIARVVADFGLTPFTPTTIVSLIDLVESLRQIRRHGFAVEDREFKPGVLGLACALRNNAGAIIGAIGTLQPSESSSRERIRETQQELALCAREISSILR, encoded by the coding sequence GTGTCCTCGTTTAACCGCTTATCCAGTCATGTGCCGACAGCAGCGCCGCGCCGTCTGGAGCCCGAGGATATCACCAGCGACCGCACCCGTGTCGACGCCTCCGAGCCGAGCCAAGGCCGCATAGCGCCCGCCCCCGACGCGCAACCCACTGAACCCGCACGGGATACGACGATGATCCAATCCGTCGACCGCGCACTGGATTTGCTGGAAATTCTGGCCGATGCACCGCAAGAGATGCGTCTGCAGGATATTGCCGCCGCCGCCGGGCTCAAGGTCTCGACCTGCCACCACCTTTTGGGCACGCTGACGCAGCGCGGCTATGTCACGCGCGGCAGTAAGGGCAAATCCTATTCGCTGGGCGCATCGATCCACAAACTCGCCAGTGGGCGCGGCGCGCGCTTTGACCTTGCGCGCGAGGCCGAAGGTTATCTGGCCGCGATGTCGGAACGCCTTGGCTGCACCGTCTTGCTCGCGACGATGGATCGCACCAGCCTGACCATTCTGCGCCAATTCGACGGCGGCATCAGCTGGGATGCCTCGGCCACCGAGATCGCAACCGCCAGCCACGGCACCGCCCTTGGCAAGGCCATATTGGCCTGGCTACCTGAACCCGAGATCGCCCGCGTCGTCGCGGATTTTGGCCTGACGCCCTTTACCCCGACGACGATTGTCTCGCTGATTGATCTGGTCGAAAGCCTGCGCCAGATCCGCCGCCACGGCTTTGCGGTCGAGGATCGCGAGTTCAAACCCGGGGTGCTTGGCCTTGCCTGCGCTTTGCGCAATAATGCTGGCGCGATCATCGGCGCGATTGGCACCCTGCAGCCCAGCGAAAGCAGCAGCCGCGAACGTATCCGCGAAACTCAGCAAGAGCTGGCCCTCTGTGCGCGCGAAATCTCTTCGATTCTGAGATAA
- a CDS encoding ABC transporter ATP-binding protein, protein MTNISNMKTYSPSNPSSAVIEVRDLSISFAGPQLPDLVSEVSFSVSKGETLCLVGESGCGKSITSLAVMGLLPDTARIKGQALFNGNDLFTMAERAIEDVRGDDVAMIFQEPMTSLNPAYTIGAQIGEAVTRHRGLTGSAMRAEVVAIMRRVGIPAPEKRFGYYPHQMSGGQRQRVMIAMALVNKPHLLIADEPTTALDVTIQSQILQLLKQLQQETGTAVVLITHDLRVVAEVGDRVAVMYAGRVVETGPVQQIFEDPQHPYTVGLFGATPAMGKRAGKLATIEGTVPAQANLTAGCRFAPRCPLASATCATLPPLRAIDHPGHMVSCWHAPIESYALQLAAS, encoded by the coding sequence ATGACAAATATCAGCAATATGAAAACTTATAGCCCATCAAATCCCAGCAGTGCCGTGATCGAAGTGCGTGACCTGTCGATTTCTTTCGCAGGGCCGCAGCTTCCCGATCTCGTCAGCGAGGTCTCATTCTCGGTCAGCAAGGGGGAAACCCTGTGCCTTGTCGGTGAGAGCGGCTGCGGCAAAAGCATCACCTCGCTTGCCGTGATGGGGTTGCTGCCGGATACGGCGCGGATCAAAGGCCAGGCGCTGTTCAACGGCAATGATCTGTTCACCATGGCCGAGCGCGCGATCGAGGATGTGCGCGGCGACGATGTGGCAATGATCTTTCAAGAGCCGATGACCTCGCTGAACCCCGCCTATACGATTGGGGCGCAGATCGGCGAGGCTGTGACCCGCCATCGCGGCCTGACCGGCAGTGCAATGCGCGCCGAAGTTGTCGCCATTATGCGCCGCGTCGGCATCCCCGCGCCGGAAAAGCGGTTCGGCTATTATCCGCACCAGATGTCGGGCGGCCAGCGCCAGCGCGTCATGATCGCCATGGCTTTGGTGAACAAGCCGCATTTGCTGATCGCGGACGAGCCGACCACCGCGCTGGATGTGACCATCCAGTCGCAAATCCTGCAATTGCTGAAACAGTTGCAGCAAGAAACCGGCACGGCCGTCGTGCTGATCACCCATGACCTGCGTGTCGTGGCCGAGGTCGGCGACCGCGTGGCGGTGATGTATGCGGGCCGCGTGGTCGAGACCGGCCCCGTGCAGCAGATATTCGAGGATCCGCAGCACCCTTATACGGTCGGGTTATTCGGCGCGACGCCTGCGATGGGCAAACGCGCGGGCAAGCTGGCCACGATTGAGGGCACCGTCCCCGCGCAGGCCAATCTGACCGCTGGTTGCCGGTTCGCGCCGCGCTGTCCGCTGGCCAGCGCCACCTGCGCTACGCTGCCGCCGCTGCGTGCCATCGACCACCCCGGCCACATGGTCAGCTGCTGGCACGCGCCGATTGAATCCTATGCCCTCCAGCTAGCTGCTTCCTAA
- a CDS encoding ABC transporter ATP-binding protein, whose protein sequence is MTENILEVSNLSKVFTSRPGPFSPKRDVRAVDGVSFDVKRGETLAIVGESGCGKSTLSRLVLGLLEATEGEVLFNGRDVRKARGKALRRFREQAQLIFQDPFASLNPRMTVGQIIGEPIWLKGELTAQERRVRVRQLLARVGLRPDHLDRYPHEFSGGQRQRIGIARAIAGSPELVIGDEPVSALDVSVQAQIINLLEELKQDMGLTFIIVAHDLVVVRHMSDRVAVMYLGRIVEIAPVEDLYSQPLHPYTRSLLDAVPVSTPAARRGRSAESDDLPDAGAIPTGCRFHPRCAFAQARCRTDDPSLSPAMDGGRQVACHFWEEIATSHPIALPPAEDSPKLQQRLAILQSLQARDAQTTP, encoded by the coding sequence ATGACCGAGAATATCCTCGAAGTTTCAAACCTGTCCAAGGTCTTCACGAGCCGCCCCGGCCCGTTTTCGCCAAAGCGCGACGTGCGCGCTGTGGATGGCGTCAGTTTCGACGTCAAACGCGGCGAGACTTTGGCCATCGTCGGCGAAAGCGGCTGCGGCAAATCGACCCTGTCGCGTCTGGTGCTGGGCCTGCTGGAGGCGACCGAGGGCGAGGTACTGTTCAACGGCCGTGACGTCCGCAAGGCGCGCGGCAAGGCTTTGCGCCGCTTTCGCGAGCAGGCGCAGTTGATCTTTCAGGACCCTTTCGCCTCGCTGAACCCGCGCATGACCGTTGGCCAGATCATTGGCGAGCCGATTTGGCTGAAAGGCGAGCTGACCGCTCAGGAACGCCGCGTGCGGGTGCGCCAATTGCTGGCGCGGGTCGGCCTGCGCCCCGATCACCTCGACCGCTATCCGCATGAGTTTTCCGGCGGCCAGCGCCAACGCATCGGCATTGCACGTGCTATCGCGGGCAGCCCCGAACTGGTGATCGGCGACGAGCCTGTCAGCGCGCTGGATGTCTCGGTGCAGGCGCAGATCATCAACCTGCTTGAAGAGCTTAAGCAGGATATGGGCCTGACCTTTATCATCGTCGCGCATGATCTGGTGGTGGTGCGCCATATGAGCGACCGCGTCGCCGTCATGTATCTGGGCCGGATCGTTGAAATTGCGCCGGTCGAGGATCTCTATAGCCAACCGCTGCACCCCTATACCCGCAGCCTGCTGGATGCGGTGCCGGTCTCGACCCCTGCGGCGCGGCGCGGGCGTAGCGCGGAATCCGATGACCTGCCCGATGCCGGCGCGATCCCGACCGGCTGCCGCTTTCATCCCCGCTGCGCCTTTGCGCAGGCGCGCTGCCGCACGGATGACCCCTCCCTCAGCCCCGCAATGGACGGCGGGCGTCAGGTCGCTTGCCATTTCTGGGAGGAGATCGCGACCTCTCATCCCATCGCGCTGCCCCCCGCCGAGGATAGCCCCAAGCTGCAGCAAAGACTGGCGATTTTGCAAAGCCTGCAGGCGCGAGACGCCCAGACCACGCCCTAA